The Rosa chinensis cultivar Old Blush chromosome 7, RchiOBHm-V2, whole genome shotgun sequence DNA segment CTTGTATGAAAATAGATGTGAATCTCACATTTTTGACAATTTCATCCCTGTTatcatgttcttttttttttttttttaagaagaaaggttatgattttatttatatatttaggaGAAGGATGCTTAGCTGGTATGGGTGCAATACTGCAATGTGATGATGTTAGAGTGAGAAGAGAATAACAGAGGAGCCCATTAGAAACAGTTGATGGGTGATTCTGATGCTTTAAGTAACCCTAAAATCtgttttgaaattaaaatgttaaAAATATAATGGGGTTGTATTTTGACATTACCTGTGCAATTGAGGGAGGAGGGTATTCATATATAGTATAGATGGAATTAATTTTCGATCGTTTTGAAATCCCTACTGGAGGCTCAGGTTGATTTATTTTAGGACTTTTATGAATTCGTAGATGTTTTGCTGTTTTCTTATGTTCCTGTAGCTAGCTAGCTGGGCCTTTAGAAAGATCTTTTTATGCACAAGGGCCGGCTTTGAACACATCCTGGTGTGCATGAGCTGTATAAGTTTCATGTATGGCCAAAGAGATGTTAACTGGAATTCGGTACCTcgacttttattttttcacattgCACCCAAGTTTAACATGTTCAGAGTTTAAATTAAATTTTTGCAAAAGATGTCCTCCCCCTTTATTGTCTGTTATTTGGGTGTATATATCTAGTGTTCCTATCATAGTTTAGCTATAGTATGTATGCTTATTTGATCTACAATCCCATCTATattctccattttccttttcgcTAGTTGGTTATTATGGGCTTTATTTACTGGGATTTGTGTTGTGTATAACTGTGTTTCTGTATGTGGTTTTTGATTGTTGAAATAATATgaagatagttttttttttttttttccttcttgaaaatagaaactgataAATTTTATTATCAACATTGCAAATGGTTAATGCTTTGATTGCGCAATTTATAAAGCTCAGTATAATGTATgtctttcttttgattttttcaGTACACTCTATTCACATTAAGAGTTGTACATGTTTGATTAGCTATGTTAAATGGACTCGGTTCAGACGGTGGTTGTCAAAACTCCTTTAGTTCTTAGTAGCAGAATCGAAACCACTGAGCTGTTTTGGTCTTATACATACAACTATGAAATATTCAGAGACTAGGCGGTGcactttttcctctttttcctATGGTGGGACAGAACTTAGTTGTTTGCTTGCTGGTTGAGTCATAGACAGATCATTACATTAACTTGCACATATGTTTGTTAGATGTGAAATGTACAATAAGCAACCTAGCTAGTTAGTGTTGCTCATGATTTACTGTTATGAAAAACTTGAGAATAATCTTCACCTTCTTTTGTCAAGTTTCAGGTTCTGTTTGTACATGGCCAAAGTTAACAAGTTACGCCGCAAATCTGACTCCCAGTCTTTGAGGAGAACCTCATATGCTCTAAAGGCTCTTAAAAATGTCCGTGCAAAAAAGAAATCTGCCCAAGCATCGAAGAAGAAAGATTGGGAAGATGTGACCTGTTCAGTGTGTATGGAGTCTCCTCACAATGCAGTTCTCCTCCTTTGTTCCTCTTATGATAAGGGTTGCCGCCCTTATATGTGTGCTACTGGCCATCGCTATTCCAACTGTCTTGAACAATACCAAAAAGCATACACAAAAGTTTCTTCTATTCAGAATTCTCAAGATTGGGATAGATCAGTTGGAAACTTAGGTGTTAATTCGAGTGAAGGGGAGCCCATAGAGAAGGGGGAGAAACCAGAGCTTTTATGCCCACTTTGTCGGGGGCAGGTTAAGGGTTGCACGGTGGTGGAACGGGCAAGGAAACATCTTAATGCCAAGAAGAGAACTTGCCTGCAGGATAAGTGCTCATTCTCTGGAACTTACAGAGAACTCAAGAAACATGTCAAGTCAAAGCACCCATTGGCACGGCCCCGGGCAGTGGATCCTGTACTGGAAGAAAAATGGAAGAAGCTTGAGCGTGAAAGAGAGAGGAATGATGTAATCAGCACCATAATGTCATCTACACCAGGGGCAGTGGTCCTTGGGGATTATGTGTTGGAGCCTAACCATGATGGCATTTACAGTGATTCTGATTCTGAACTAGATGACTACATCGATGATTTGGGATTTGGGCCATTTGTTGGTCTAAATGGTGGTCTTTTTTCACAGCGGAGGTTTCAAAGGGACTATGACTCGttagatgatgatgatttttCACGTGCCGCAGGTTCTAATTCTTCTGTTGCACCTCGACGCAGTTTCTCAAGAAACAGAGTAATATTTGGTAGGCCGAGGCGGCGGCGTAGAAATAGAGAAGAACGTGCACCTGGACGATTTGTGTGATATAAGTTGCCTTGAAGGTGGGAAGTCATGGGTTCTGCTTTTACGATTTGGGTCTTTTCTGTTTTCATCTCATTGCTGCACATTGTTGTAATGGTATTCCTTagcattttcattatttattgtCAACTGAGGCAGTTGACTCCAACCTTTTCCTTTATCATTAGCATTGCTTCTGTGGCCTGATAACACTGTGATTAGTATTAGGATTACTGATTAACAGATTGTAGAGAAATCAAATACCAGAGCACTGCTCCTGGATGTTTTAGGGTGTTGCCATGCTTGAGGAGGTCTCTCATAGGTGGCACTGATTTGCTCTTAGCTGTCATTTGAACTGGGAAATGAATTGTGCTTTCGTTTATTCATTTCATGATTCTTAGACCAGTACCTTGATGCGTTGATTCTTTTCCTGAAGTTTCTTTATTATCTCGAGTGTCTTCTACGCTTTATTTTGTATGGCCTGTACTTTATTTTTCCCATCCCCTGTTCTTAAGCTCTGCACTACGCACGGGATATGTTAAAAACAATCTATTGAAGTTTATTGAGGTTGGGAGTTGTTT contains these protein-coding regions:
- the LOC112178538 gene encoding uncharacterized protein LOC112178538; this encodes MAKVNKLRRKSDSQSLRRTSYALKALKNVRAKKKSAQASKKKDWEDVTCSVCMESPHNAVLLLCSSYDKGCRPYMCATGHRYSNCLEQYQKAYTKVSSIQNSQDWDRSVGNLGVNSSEGEPIEKGEKPELLCPLCRGQVKGCTVVERARKHLNAKKRTCLQDKCSFSGTYRELKKHVKSKHPLARPRAVDPVLEEKWKKLERERERNDVISTIMSSTPGAVVLGDYVLEPNHDGIYSDSDSELDDYIDDLGFGPFVGLNGGLFSQRRFQRDYDSLDDDDFSRAAGSNSSVAPRRSFSRNRVIFGRPRRRRRNREERAPGRFV